One Saimiri boliviensis isolate mSaiBol1 chromosome 7, mSaiBol1.pri, whole genome shotgun sequence genomic window, GGCTGTCCCTCTGCCGGGACCcagagccgccgccgccgccgctgtgCCTCCTGCGTGTTAGCTTCCTCTGCGCGCTCCGGGCAGGCGGCCGTGGGAGCCGCTGGGGTGAGGACGGCGcgcggctgctgctgctgccccccGCCCGAGCGGCTGGAAGCGGAGAGGCCGAGCCTAGCGGCGGCACCGCTTATGCTGGCAGGATGCTGGAGAGCAGCGGCTGCAAGGCTCTGAAGGAGGGCGTGCTGGAGAAGCGCAGCGACGGGTTGTTGCAGCTCTGGAAGAAGAAGTGCTGCATTCTCACCGAGGAGGGGCTGCTGCTCATCCCGCccaagcagctgcagcagcagcagcaccagcagcagcaacagcagcagcaacagcagcagcagcagcaacagtcCGGGCAAGGGCCGGCGGCGGAGCCGTCCCAACCCAGCGGCCCCGCTGTCACCGCCCTCGAGCCGCCGGTCAAGCTCAAGGAATTGCACTTCTCCAACATGAAGACGGTGGACTGTGTAGAGCGCAAGGGCAAGTACATGTACTTCACTGTGGTGATGGCAGAGGGCAAGGAGATCGACTTTCGGTGCCCTCAAGACCAGGGCTGGAACGCGGAGATCACGCTGCAGATGGTGCAGTACAAGAATCGTCAGGCTATCCTGGCGGTCAAGTCCACGCGGCAAAAGCAGCAGCACCTGGTCCAGCAGCAGCCCCCACTGGAGCAGCAGCcgcagctccagccccagccccagccccaaccccagccccaaacccaaccccaaccccagcctcagcctcagccccagtcacagccccagccacagccccaaCCTAAGCCTCAGCCCCAGCAGCCCCACCCGTATCCGCATCCACATCCACATCCGCACGCTCATCCGCATCCGCACCCGCACCCGCACCCGCATCCGCGCCAAGTACCGCACCCGCACCCACAGCCGCACTCGCAGCCGCACGGACACCGGCTTCTCCGCAGCACGTCCAACTCCGCCTGAAGGGGGCAGCTCCCGGGCCAGACAAGGTAGGGTCCCGGCACTCGCGCTCCCGAGGCGTGAGTCTCAGGGTGTTGGGAGGAGTAGGCAGCCTGTTCATAGGTTCGGCTCCTGTGTGGAGAAATGAGAACTCTTTCCAAGTTTCTGGGGAGGTGGAAAGAACAGAACCAAACTGGAGCCAGAAGGGCCTGGGCAgagaggggaggctggggagacCCGGGCCAGGCAGGGGCCTCGCGGACCGCGCCCACGCCCTTCATGACCTTCCTGGTCCAGGGGTGCGCCCCCAGCCCTACTTGGCTGTGTGTCTGGGCACTTGAGGGAGAAACCCCGGTGTCTTTCTGAGCCCGCTTTGTCAGCCGGACTGGTCTCGGAGGATTCTTAGCCACCTACTTGACTCGGTGTCATTTCTTTCCAGGTTTTGAGGACTTGAGGAAGTGGGACGAACACATTTCTATTGTCTTCACTTGGATCAAAAGCAAAACGGTCTCCCCGCCCCGCACCAGATCAAGTAGTTTGGACATTACCCTACTGAAAACTTGCGATTCTTCTTAGTTTTCTGCGATGCAGGAAACGATTTCAAGTCAAGAAGACTTTATTTATGAACCTTTCAAAGGATCTTCTAGCACGGTGAATTTTATAGGAGGGATGATgtactgtaattttattttaatgtattttgatttatggttatttattagtttttttaaatgcttgttcTAAGACATTTCTGAATGTAGGCCATTTGtcaaaaaggaaacattattttcaaaaacctaTTCCATAGTAAGTcctaatctcggaaaataaaaaaggGCGGTGGagggaaaaatattaagaatcTATTCATTATTCCTATTTTCAGAAGGTCTGACATTTTTCATTGTTATGCCAGGTGGTTGAAATTAAACTCTGATACtactttttttgagttttttttttttttctttttccatagaCATAGAGTTTGTATGGaagttttaaaaagctaaaagttCAAAATGGTGTaattatgaaaatctaatgctcGAGATAGTTTCTAAAAGGAAATCAGTGAGgatacctgatttcaaaatatttaaaacataacctAACTGATGGTAGGATGATTATATCTCGAATATGTGGTAGGGTCACATCTACTGTAGGAAAACCTAGCTTATATCATCTGTGTGTAAAGGGCTTAATAAGGAGATGAGGACTTTTGACTGATTTATGAGTATAAGTACGTTTGctgttttatttcaaaagtgtT contains:
- the PHLDA1 gene encoding pleckstrin homology-like domain family A member 1, which produces MRRAPAAERLSVLGFSPRCGRQEPPFPLGVTRGWGRWPIQKRREGAKPVPFSERSQEDGRGPAARSFGTLWRIRTRLSLCRDPEPPPPPLCLLRVSFLCALRAGGRGSRWGEDGARLLLLPPARAAGSGEAEPSGGTAYAGRMLESSGCKALKEGVLEKRSDGLLQLWKKKCCILTEEGLLLIPPKQLQQQQHQQQQQQQQQQQQQQQSGQGPAAEPSQPSGPAVTALEPPVKLKELHFSNMKTVDCVERKGKYMYFTVVMAEGKEIDFRCPQDQGWNAEITLQMVQYKNRQAILAVKSTRQKQQHLVQQQPPLEQQPQLQPQPQPQPQPQTQPQPQPQPQPQSQPQPQPQPKPQPQQPHPYPHPHPHPHAHPHPHPHPHPHPRQVPHPHPQPHSQPHGHRLLRSTSNSA